AAAATAGTccgaatatatattttatatcttaTCCAGAAGTTGTGCCCATTACCCTATTTGAACAGACAGTTTGAAATAACTGTAATGTTATCAGGCAAAGATTCAAACATTGCAAGGCTTTAATAGATCTTTCTTTTTTGGCCTGAATAGATTTGCTTTTAACCAATCATCCAGGAAATTTCAGAGTTTGGTTGAATATAGACACATTATTCATCCGCGGAATATTTTACCCATTACACATGCATCTCCTtggctgtttatttttaaaaaatagattaagAAATTTAAGCACCCTACTACAACTCACCATTTTGAAAAGTTAACCTTCCTGAATtagtaatttttaaaagctggtAAGTTACAATTTTGTATTTTCTGCAAAAACAAAGTCTATCTGCTATATattaaaagggaagaaaatggCTGGTAGCAAAAAGGTACAGGAGAGATTTAATTCTTGCCTTCTGTCCTGCTGTGTTCCCTATTCTGTGTTTACCCCCTCGGTTCACTAAAACCCATTGGCGTGCTTTCGAGATAGCATTGCATGGTGGCTATCTACACCCACATATTACGGCCTCTGAGGGGGAAGTAATTTATCAGAATATGAAAGAGGCAAATGAGATCCTACCAGGGAAAGGgctataaaaacataaaaacattgcTCCTGCTCTAATAAGGTGCATCAatgcaaagcagtttacagcttTTACCTCAATTCATTGCTGGGCTCACTAATGAAATAGTCACAGGAAAAGGACCTGACAATTGTATCTCCCTTATAAAAGCAGGGACAAAAAGAAAGGCCAGAGTCCCTTGTGTTTTTTCCTTCAGCTTAAATGTAGCCATtctcagaaaacacacacacaaaagcagcaaTAGGCTTATCCTGGCAAATATGGCACCTCAAGAAGGGCTGTGGAAGGAGGGAGTTGTGCAGCTGTGTCACAAGGGGGGATAATCACAGCATGTTTCCGCAGAGGATACATTAAAGGCAGTCTGCTTCAAAGTGCAAGATTTAGCACGTACGCTGGTTAGACACAGCCAGGTTACCTGGGGCTTTGCTTTAAGAGCTCCTTGTGGCCTTCCTGCTGCGTAATCTTCAATCAACTGTGGTGGAGACTTTCCCACAAGTACAGAAGGCTGCAGCGAGCAGAACAACCTCCTCCAAGTTAGCCCAACTTGCAATGAGGAACACAGAATGGCAGAAGTGTACCCCAATGGCCCATAAGCAGGGAAGACTGTGGCTTCCATCGACCTTCCTGGGATGCCTTGGTCTTATATTGCCGCTTATAGTAATGCCATGAGGCAGTTCAGTACTACTTCTGAAGAAAAGCCCGTATTAAGTTTCAAAGGTGCTCTCGACCTCTGATCAGATGCAGAAGTCTAGGGAGGTGCAACTAGCAGCACCCCCAATTGGGTGCGGCTGCAGCTTGGTGTAGATTGATGTAGTCTCCACGGCCTGAAACAGTGACGTCCGTATCAcctgacgacgacaacaacatcACCATCATCTTCTCAATAAGGACTCTAGGAAGAAATGGGATTAGGTTAGAAAGAGAGAACAGACAGCACTTATTCCCAGCATTCCAGGAACCAAATCACAGGGGAGGACTCTCTCCTGGGGACCCCATCTGTTCAAACCTGACACAATGTGACTGTGGGGTTCTGCATTTACCTCCGAGAAAACATTACCTTGCTGACAGACGCTGTTTGCAATGAAGTTGTTTCTCTGGCAAGAGGTGGGCTTGCTGAGGAATGAACACCACCATGGACCCAAAACaacttccgttttttaaaaaataagcaagaGTATGCATACTCTGTGGTGCCTTACCTACAGAGGgtacaagcttgttccatctacTGACCTAATCACCTGAGACCAAATCTCTATAGAGCATCACATCCCGGATCCTGGCCTACAGCCAAAATGGTAGCCGAATCACTGCAAATCACTTAAATACCTGTGGTGCTGCCTGTCTCACTCCAAACCTAGCTGCAACATCATAGTGAAAGCATGACTGGATATTTTGGAACTGAGTGAAGCTGGAATTCTCTTTTTAAAGACCTCACCTCTTTTGTCGTATGTTATCCATAGACCCGTTCTTAAGGGCTAATTACCTCTGAAAAAAGCATTCAATTTGCCTACCTCATTGACTCATTTACATTCTTGTTTTCCTTGACAGAGGTTTCAGTCCATCCGGTAAAGCCATTCTCTTTACTGAACCGATCAATTTCTTCTCTGGTCACAGCCCATGGATAAAGGTCACACTGGAAAAGAGAATTTAGGAAAGTGCAAGTTCACCTTTTAGAACAGTCAGGAAGAGGTGTACAATTCGTTTTCTGCCTCTGCCACAAATCTGCACACGGCCAGATCTACCCAGCAGATTATAAGGCGATGCTATAACTATTAGTGGTGCCGCAGTTTGAATTAGCAGGGTAAAATGATGAGACAACTGTGCCTCTTCTGCCACtgaaaaaaattcttataactgtTCAAAATAAACTCCTCAAATTCAAAACAGAGTTTGAGAAATGTACAGATATTTTATATCCTAAGCAGATGTTTCAAATACGTTTTTTTCAGGGTCATGAAAGAGGTCCCACTTGGGAATTTCCCCACTTCCTTAGTGATATCAGGGACAATGTTAgacggggagggggaaatgaaagaagggggggggagaggggtccTTCTCCTGCACACTTTTAGCTCTGGCTCTGGGCAGAGTGCAGCCCTCAAGaccttccccaccctccctttaaaaaCTCTGTGGGGAGATGGAACTGGGTCAGGGAAGGCCAGTGAGGACACACATTCTCCAAGCTCTCTTCCATGCCCCCCTTCTTTTTAGGTCCCAACCCTAATTCTCAGCTGCTGCCAGTGTTCACTGGTGGCATGAGGACAGCACACATGCACGGCTCTTATCTCCCAGCGCTTTAGGGGAGTTTCAGAGGGCTTacagccttttttaaaagaaagaaaaacagctggaaacactCAGTCTACAGCCACTCACTTTATTAGCCAGCAGGAGACAAGGAATGGGGCTTCCATCCGGCAGCTTCAGCTTGCTGTCCAAATCATACTTCCATTTCTGGCAGCTGGCGAACGTGCCAATACTGGTGACATCAAACATGATCACACAGGCCGATGCCTCTTTGTAATACAGCCGAGTCATAGACGTGAAACGTTCTTGGCCTGGGGAGGGTTTAGGCGACGAAGGAGTTTTAGCATTACCTTAAGGCAGCCATTCTCAGATTCAGTCCTAGGCAGCTTCCCCCTCCACATTTGCTTGATCCAACATCAAGGGAGTTGTATCTGCTTTACTGCCTTCTGGCAAGGACAGTGGAAAACTTGACCAAGTGGGATGACTCGTTCACAGGATGGTCAAACCGTGGTCctacagatattgctggactacagcttccattatcTCCAACCACAGGCTATGCTGGCTGAGCCTGATGGGGATTTGtaatccaacaacctctggaaggccacaggttacgTACCCCACCCTAAAGCTTTAAGGCACCAATCGATAGGAAAATGAAGCAGTACCAGATTTACGCATAAgataaacaagctacagcttagggccccactctcttggggcctccCCAAAAATTTagaggaaaaaaaccctggatgtacgtttccaaaatataagataaaaaaacaaataaaataaaacctaaatacagcaacagtgttttgtgttgtgtaggctcctatttgttatgtgcaaatggctttagacacctattaggtccataaattaccatatagcatatattcaacacaaagaacagcgacaatttgttgttgacaaaggacagtcgcacatataaagggtcccattaccttcagtagcttagggcctcatcaaacctaaatccgaccctgaGATGAAGGGGACCAAACGAAACCTGCAAGAACTACCAGGATCCCCCAATGATTCCCGACATCCAAGTTAATCCACAGTTTGGAGTTCACCAATTTCTGTACTGCACCAGAGAAGAAATGTTGTTGCTTTGACTTTTCTGCTTCAGAAAGTCACTTGTGTCTCCCTCCCATTGCAGCTGCCTGTGCCAAACTCACTCTTTtgagggagaggggaaactgcctcaataatttttttatatatgttatccTTACTGAGAAGTCATACTGGTAGGTAAAGTAACGAACCCTGCACATTGCTGAGTTTTGCTTCCTAATTTTATGGCAGCTGCTTTGattgctgaagaggcaagccactTTTTAAATGGGCTGTCTCTTTGGCAGTGGAatgacaaagcaaaaaaaaatgcacatgccTCTTAGTCACCGTTAATTGCAATATCCATCCATCAGTACCATTTTCAAGGCATTCCCCCAAAATTGCCATTTCCAGACTTACATAAGAAACTGCACAAACTGCATCACTAAAGAGGTGAAACACAACAACACATGGATGAAAATTATACAGCTACTGTGTGTGGGAATTTCCTACCTCTTTGGAACCATCTTTGACCGATAGAAAAAGACAAacaaatccgggggggggggggacgggacccatCCACCACAAACGAACAAGTGACTTTTCAAAGCTCACCTGCAATATCCCACAGCTGCAGCCTCACTGTCTCAGACTCTGACCACTGTACCACCTTCAGAGCAAAATCCACTGGACAACcgtggaaggaaagaaaaagataaaaccagTTAGGGGTTGAATAAAATCACTGTGCAGTATGCTCCGCTTATGAGCACTTCTGCTTCAGGCCTGAGGAGCATTAAAAGAGGATGAAACAAATTCAAGGAGGGTAAGGTtctcatgatggctatgctctgtctccatggttggAAGCAGTAATGCATCTGAAGACTAGTTGTTGGAAACATCAGGAGCAGGGAgttctcttgtgcttgggtcctgcttgcaggtttcccacaaggaTCTGGTAggtcagtgtgagaacaggatgctggaatagatggactagatcaggcagaggcaaactccagccctccagatgtttgggactacaattcccatcatccctactaacaggaccagaggtcagggatgatgggaattgtagccccaaacatctggagggctggagtttgcctatgcctggactagatccaacagtctctttttatgttcttactagctggccctgccacgcattgctgtgggcaGTTGCTTCTACACTGCTGTCTTGATGCTATTCATGTTCTTCCTTCCAGCAGATGTTAAGCCCAAGCTATAGCATTTCTTGAGTACTGCTGACCTCAAAGCATATGTTTATGCTCCAGTAAATCACAGAGAAGTGGTGGAAACAGACAACCATGCAGATGTCACTTTAATATTCCACCCCATTCCCCCATGCAGCTTTAACCACACGGAGAGCAGTCTACAACCATGTGACAAGCCAACTGCTTCTCCAGATTCCTGTGGTCATCAGTTGCTATCCCTAACAACTCTGAAACAGAAGAGTGGGCACACATTATGTGCATGCTCACACAAGTAATATGTCCCAAATCCTGGATGATTGCTTCTATGTCCGTGGATCCAGGATTATTTCCACCTGAAATATGATAACTAACAGCAAgagtatatatataataatttcccCTTGAGATAGAAGCTTTACATATTTCTCAATaagtctcttttttaaaactcccatcagTATACCATGTTGACATCTGCACCACCACCCTGTTCCTAtgaaatgttttaactgtttttaattctcaaTTTTTAATTGTTGCAGCCCACCCCCAGAACCTGTTAGTGAAGGGTgggaataaatttaataataatcattgattgattgattgattgattgcatatttatgtcctgccttttctcctaggagctcaaagtggtatacatcagtgtttctcaaccagtgtgcctccagatgttttgggactacaactcccatcatccctagctagcaagaccagtggtcaggaatgatgggagttgtagtcccaaaacatctggaggcacactggttgagaaacactggtatacaTAGtcctccccctcatttaatccctacaaccaccctgtgaggcaacaaaacattaaaatacaacaatacatcagatattaaaagcttccctaaggtAAGACAAAGAGGGGATAGATAGCTGAGAACTCTCTCCTCTTCAGGTACTTTTCCCAACCAGCAAGATCAGAggttggcaaggtttatcttgcctgggccagatcggtCCCGCGGAGATCCCTTTGTGGGTTGGATcgcgtgcatgtgcagatgcgatCTCCGGTgccacggaagcgagtccccacgctgcgctggtttagcgcagcatgcgAGCGGGCAACTTGGTTTAGGGGCAGCTCATGGGACGGTCAAACGACTCCGCgggctgcttccggcccatgggccttaggttggtgacccctgagcAAGATGCTCTACCAAGCAGCTCTCACACCTGGTGGTGGTGCTTCTGAATGGCAGATTGGTCCACTGCAAATCATCAACCATTCACAGTTTAGGAACTTAGGATGATGTCATCCtcttgagtcagaccattgggtccatttagctcagtattgtctacaccaagcatccccaaactgcagccctccagatgttttggcctacaactcccatgatccctagctaacaggaccagtggtcggggaagatggaaattgtagtccaaaacatctggaggggcgaagtttggggatgcctggtctacactgactgccagcagctctccaacaGGAAATCTTTCtgagccctatctggagatgctgggaaacTTCTGCATACAACACAGATGCTCTATCattgagctacaacccttccttaAATTTAATTGTGGATGAGGGAGTGAAACCGGTAGGTATTACTCAGACTTGGGGGGGATGAACTAGGGGGGAACTGAAGTGACCCAGCTTTGGGTACTTGGTGCAGCATCAACATAAGCTTGTAAGTGATGCTTGGCCAGAGAGACGGAACAAGAAAATGTACTGCTGACTTTGGATCCTCTTTGCACAAGCAGGTGGTGTTGGAGAATCCCAGGATGGCTGTTTCAAAGGACTCAATATTCATGGCTGCCATGAGATCTGCGGAGCTGTTTCAATACACCACTGACCCACCTTTATGTAAAAGTTTCATCATTGACCCAACACATATGGCAGGGCAGACATTAAATCTGTGGGTATGTGTTGTAATATCCCGATTTCCCTGTGACAC
The genomic region above belongs to Zootoca vivipara chromosome 7, rZooViv1.1, whole genome shotgun sequence and contains:
- the RAB29 gene encoding ras-related protein Rab-7L1 isoform X2 is translated as MTRLYYKEASACVIMFDVTSIGTFASCQKWKYDLDSKLKLPDGSPIPCLLLANKCDLYPWAVTREEIDRFSKENGFTGWTETSVKENKNVNESMRVLIEKMMVMLLSSSGDTDVTVSGRGDYINLHQAAAAPNWGCC
- the RAB29 gene encoding ras-related protein Rab-7L1 isoform X1 — its product is MGHHDHMFKVLILGDATVGKTSLVQRYANDSFNKHYKSTVGVDFALKVVQWSESETVRLQLWDIAGQERFTSMTRLYYKEASACVIMFDVTSIGTFASCQKWKYDLDSKLKLPDGSPIPCLLLANKCDLYPWAVTREEIDRFSKENGFTGWTETSVKENKNVNESMRVLIEKMMVMLLSSSGDTDVTVSGRGDYINLHQAAAAPNWGCC